tccAAACTCCAAATGCCTTGTGTCTCGCATTTTTGCATCCAACAAATTCTATTGGGAATTAGgggggttattgaatgcaattcgACAACAATAGATTtgaaacttttgaaagtttGCAGTTCCAACCAAGCCAGGTATGTGTCTCTGAAAACCAAGCCTTTTGAAAGTTCACTTTGTGTAAATGATGCTATTTTGGTTTGGTTGAGTTAAATTTGAGatctaattttgataaatttgttCGTGGAATAGGTTGGAAGAAATTCTTTACCATGAATTATCCCATTTTTGATAAGTTGCTGCATGAATTTTTACAGTACCTTTGATTTTGCTGATGGCAACTTTGATTTAGGGACCAAGTCCATTCATTTTTATATGTTAAACCAAAAGCATGATTTATCCATAACTGAATTCAATATAGCTTTAGGTTTTAACAGATAGTCAATTTTCTAAGTCTGATGCATATTTTGACATATACTGTAATTTTCCTACAAATTTTGATGATGAACCTATTTTCAAGGATTTTACACTTGAGTCTGCACCTAAATTTAAGCCATCTAAGACTAAAGCTCATTATTTTCTCAATCCTGCTATTCGTTTGATGCACCATTTCTTGGCCATTAATTACTCAGCTAGAAATAAGGATACAAAGACCCAACTATTTATATTTGGGATATTTGATCACGTCTTTGGCTGTGAATCTTTGTGAATGTTGCACAAACTGATAGACACATAGCCTGTACCACACCACCTCTTGATatagaagttttgaaaaataggGCAACAAATGTATTAAGCTTTTTATAACCAACAACACAACTTAAGCATAGTAAGGACTCCAAAAATGGTAGCTGAGCTTGaggaaataaataaagtaaGGTCAGGGAAGTATTACCTCTGTTCCAACCGCAAACTTGGGGAATTCGAACACTCCCATTGGTCCATTCCAGATGACAGTTTTGGTAGTTTCCAAAGCATCATTGAATGTCTTGACAGAATCGGGTCCGATATCTAATCCCATCCAACCATCAGGGATGGCTGATGCTGGCACAGTCTGCAGTCGAAGAAAACGATATGTAACTTCAGGATATCTGAATTTTTTTCATCAATTATAGCTGATCAGGTTATATCTTAGCGAAGCATAACAATTCTCAGGGGTAGAGGGTGGCAATTCATGTAAGTGGTCATTTTCATGTTGTGTCAATTACCAGATTGTCACATGAGTAATCATAACCAGTCCAACAaatttcgtgtcaacccaatcGGATTAGTGTTGTTTATGTGTCGTGTTCATGGGTCACATGTAATTTTAGTAACGTtgacatttaaaaatatagtaggatATAGAAATACTTCTAACTTCTAAGGCCTAAACCATATGAAgtcccctaaagttgtccattttgtcACTTTGCCCCCGAACTTAAAGGACAACCCATTAGCCACTCCAATTTGTTGAAAGTGCCATAACCCCCCCTTATTTTTCCTCAAATGGAAGAAGATGTTGACCCGTGAGAATTACTCGCTTTTCGGTTGACATCCCACATGCAATGTAGTTTTCTTTGAAGGGAAAAGCCACATTACATAGGAGAAGTCAACCGAAAGGCGAGTGGTCAAAATCTTCTCCGATTGGGGGGAAAATAAGGTGCGTGTTATGTCACTTTGAGGGATTTGGTTTGGAGTGGCTAATGAGTTGTAGTTTAAGTTTGGGGGCAAAGTGAcaaaaatggacaactttaacGGGTTAGGCCTTCTTCTAAATATTTAGGTCATTTTTAGATCAACATGTTAACTCTGACTTTAAAAAGTTTGGCCCAAAATAGATTAACAAACCTCCAATCCGCTTATATTATGTTGGGATCGTGTAATGTGTTCACAAGTCACATATAATTTTACAATCTCTATTAAGGATTACATATTGATGACAATTATAATGTTACTGCTTTACTTCTCTTAAGGTGGCgtataaaaacatgaaaacatataATAGTCATTTGCAAATTAGTAGATAAACTCCAATCCAACCCAAAATGGCCTCTTATATGTTTAATAAAACAACAACTCAATATATGTGTGTTAAGTTTGTGTCGTATTATCGAGTAATAACAGAGTTTAACATAGGAGATTAGACTACAAACCTGGCTATTTGCATCAGGAGCAAACTTGTCTGCAATGATGACATCTGTTGGTAACAAAAGAGACACTCCTTTTGCCTTAGCCTTAGCGAGGAGCGTTGTAGCCAATTCAAGCTTGTCTTCCTCAACAAGGGAGGAACCAACTGAGAGGCCTTGTGCTTTGTAAAATGTGAAAATCATTCCTCCTCCCAAAAGAAGTATGTCACACTTCTCAAGGAGTGACTCAATAACTCCAATCTTTGATGAGACCTTTGAACCACCTACAATGGCTGCAAAGGGCCTCTTTGGGTTTGAAACTGCTCCAACAAGGTAGTCTAGCTCCTAAAACAATAGAAGAAGaaaccattaaaaaaatataagcagACAAACTACACTCATGACCCTTGAACTATATGGTAATGTATGTTCTCGAATAAAATACATCCATCgccttttaattgaattaagggtcaaaatgGCCCCCGAAGTAGGTAGACAGGGTCACTTTAGCCCAAATCGAAGTTTAGGCATCAACTCCATCgccttttaattgaattaagggtcaaaatgGCCCCTGAAGTAGGTAGACAGGGTCACTTTAGCCCAAATCGAAGTTTAGGTATCAACTCAGCCTTAAGTTGGCAAAAAATTGACAAATTAACACAATTCAATATGCTTCAATACcaaaaaatttatcaaatttgggCTAATTTGTCAATTTTGCCAACTTCAGGACCGAGTTGATACCTAAACATTAATTTAGGCTAAACTGACAATGCCTGCCAACTTCAGGGGCTATTTTGACCCTTAATTCTCTTTTAACTACAGCGCTACTAACATTATTGGTCCCTAAACTTCACCTCTCGACATAAATGCCTTGAACTTTACATTGTTATAACATTaaaatccaaataaaagaaagtcAACTTAAAAAAATCAACGAAATGTTGGCCTGGACGAGTCCATTTACAGCGACACGcacaaaaaagagagtaaaTGATGTAGTTAAACTTGTCCAGGTCATCATTTCGTTAATCTTTTTAGCATATTTTCAttgatttggactttaatgttaTGTTAGTATAATATAAAGTTCAAAAACCTTTATGTCATGAAATGAAGTTTAAATTCCATAGATGTGTTTAACCCTCAAAAAGGCATATGATACTTGAAAGACAAGAGTGTCAAAATCATAAGGCATATGATACTTGAAAGACAAGAGTGTCAAAATCATAAGGCATATGATACTTGAAAGACAAGAGTGTCAAAATCAACCTTCTGTAAGAGGAATCCAGCAACAGATGGCTTCAAATACTTTGTGACTCCCTCAGTTGAAGCGTGTGCTCTATGTGCAGTTCCGAATGCATCATTCACATATAGATCTGCTAAGGCAGCAAGCTTCTTTGCAAATTCAGGATCATTCTTTTCTTCCTCCTTGTAAAACCTCACATTCTCAAGGAGAAGAACACTGCCTTCGGGAAGTGCAGCCACCAATTTTTCGACCTCAGGGCCAATGCAGTCATCTGCTTTAACAACCTGTTCAATTAGAAACCATAAGATGGATACGGAAACTGAAACAGAGATCAGGAAtgatatttgtaaaaaaaaaatataggaaatGGAAATGTGGAAAAATGTGTaaagaatgaaaatatataagtatatctataaattttcaaaattataaGAATATATGTTTAGTTTTTTCATATATACACATTAAAAAAGTTTAATAGATAGAAAAAAcaacattttcattttgaaatagAGGATGATCTAGAAAATATTAGTGATTTACTGAATATGTAATTAGCATTGATCTACTTTGAAAACAgattaagttttatttttcttaaattgAAAACATGACCGGAAACATTTTGTAAGAGAGTTTCGGTTTCTGAAAGCTTTAAAAATCAAAGTATCCGTGCAACATAGGATATACCTCAATTCCGAGGAGTTCTGATAGACGGGGCACCAGAGGTGCCAAACTGAACTTTGGAGTAACACCTTTTGGACGTCCCTGAAAATTCattaaaaattcaattaaacgaaCTAAGAATGGTAATATATCAAACGAACTAAAAGCAGCTCTATCGAAtgcctaattgaaaatttagcaaaaagaaattcaaattatTCAAAAACCCATAAATGGAAGAGCTCAATTTGAAGAAAGAATGCATACCAAATGCAACATACATTTACAAGCAACAATCAAATTACGAACGGAAATACATCAAACGAACTAAAAACACCTCCATTGAATCCCCAATTGCAAATTCAGCAAAACAAAATTCAAATTAAGAGCTCAAGTTCAATTAAAAATACATACCAAATGACTGGAGAGAATAACTTTAGCCCCATTCTGAATCAAATGCTTAATAGTAGGAATAGCAGCTCTAATTCTCGTATCATCACCAATAACCTGATTATCATCAAGAGGAACATTCAAATCCGCCCTAACAAAAACCTTCTTCCCTTTCAAATCCGCAGAAGTCAAATCCCCAACACTCTTCTTCGCCATTGAAACCACAGCCCTAGACGCCTTACCACCATAACCGCACAATCGAATTTTAGACATCACATGCTGCGAAAAAAGAGGATCAGCAGCAGAAAACCCAAGGCCACGGAGAGAATTAGAACGGAGGCCAGAGGATGATGAAACAGGGAGAAGAGAAGAACGGGAgcgagaagatgaagaagaagaggcagAAACAGAGGTTTTGAGGAGGGAAAGGGAAGTAGGTGCAGTAGCGGAAGCCATTGAAAGTGAAATTGAAGAAAAGGAGGAGGAAGGGAAGGGTGTGATGAGGATGTGAAAATGGGGATTATGAAGATGGAGGAAGGATGTGGACGGGAAGAACAATGGAAGATGGGGAATGTGTGGATTTGGGATTTTTTCTTATCGTTGAGGAGAGGTTGAAGATGTTCGATGGTTTTGATAGTGTTGATGTGTGTTTTTTTACTAGACTACTTTTTATCTTCATCCACTGTCTTCACTCACGTTTGGCTGCGCAGGATCACACTGGCAGTGTGTGAGGCTCAATAGAATAACCCATAACCGATTATAGTTTGTCTGATTATTCGGTTCGAGGCTCGTAGGTATCCACCTCGAATTCAAAATATAGTTTAAGTGACTTTAACCACTCAAATTAAACAATTGGTTCTGATTTGATTAAGGATCCGTCTATTTTACATACTATTTGCTTTTACGGTTTGCCATTTGTTGTTGCGGTTACGGGTTGCTGTTGaaaaaaactgcttttccaaaaagaagagattctctgcttttgtaaaaagctgtTTTTCTGGTGTAAAAGGTAAACAAGAGGTGACTAACCAAATATCTAAAACTTTCCCTTCTGAAATGAAAAAGCAAACAGGAGCATGAAAAGTAACAATCAAACACcccttaatttttattattttgtaaaaaatattAGATTAACCAAAATCGaaccgaaatttatatataaaacaaaaattataattttattttaggatTAATACATTGTTTGGCTCTTGAGCTTATCCATAAAGCTTGATTGgttccctgaactttcaaagtgtcttaaTAGCCCTCTCAATTTGCATAAAAAATTCAGTTGACCCCTGAACTTGCGcaaaaatgtaatcaattgatcactcgattgtaaaaaaaaagtaagttaaatgcggaacaTGTACTGCACACgttttaaaaaagtaaaatgaccaagATCGGAGTATGCGgctctaatattagaaaagacaagttttatagttgaacaaataataacttcatttttaatctatttttgaattatgtaataacattctaagatgcgtggataTGGAATACATATtccatatttaacttttttttttttgcaaccgagtgatcaattgattacactTTACACtagttcaggaggctaactgGACATTTTATGCAAGGTGAGAGGGTTATCggaatattttaaaagttcaagggatcaatcaagttttttggacaagttcaggaggcaaatgatgtattaagccttcacTATAGTACTTTTTATCTTCATCCACTATCTTCACTCACGTTTGGGTGCGCATAGTACACAAGATCACACTGGCAGTGTGAGAGAATAAATATCTGGCAATTaccgtgttcgagtcgtgttcatATCCTATCGTTTTGGATTCGTGTTAAAAAGGATAAATCTAAACCCAattcaaaaactttcgtgtcacatTCGTGTTAGCCTATTCGGGTTaatgtcgatttcgtgtcgtgttttcgggttacatatAATTTTGTTACGCATATATTAACTAAGGTTGTAAAAAACACTAGGCTAGTCGGACGGACAGGGCCCTCGAGGATTAGTTGGAAATTAATCTGCgattaatcagatttgtatttttgtattttttatttattaatcaaaaaaatattacataaattcaattaaaatatgtattatactatctaaaaataataatataaaattatttaatatagaaaaacaagtatatttgtaatatatatctttaaaattgtgcaaacatcaacatttcaacaacaatatcattgaaacaacttaaaagtgaattataaaacaaaaaataaattcacaattaAAAATGCTTTTGTTCATTATCAGTTAGGCGGTACCTAACGGTCTAGGCGGTGTCGAGGTGGCCTAGGTGGAGCCCAAGCGGCTGAAAATCGCATAGGAGTCAATAAAACGGCTAGAGGGACTAATTATAGAAAATTGGGACGGATTCTCGATTTTGAGTGCCTAAACGGTCCAGACGGCCTTCATTTCGAACAGTGATATTAAcgataacttttaaaaatataagagaatatgatattattttaaatattttatattatttttagattagtatgttaacgcTAACCATCAAAAAGTCCGTTAATATCATattagagggtcatgtaatgtgtttataacaatttagtgGACGTGAGTCATATTtgcaaataataattataattttattatttttactaataaattgacatataagaacacgagagaatataataataattttaaatattcatgtcatttcgtgtcgtttttgGGTTAGAATAtcaacccaaacccaacccaaaaatttacatgtcagtttcgtgtcaacccaaaaatgatatattatctactaagctaaactcaaacattaaaATTGTGTgatcgatttcgtgtcgtgtaatTATATAGTTTGTACTTTTACCACCTCTAAGAATAATTGGTGACCGATAATCAAactaatattttagtttaattcgattatttttatttttgatttgacttttttattattttgtaaaaaaatgtCGGATTAACCgaaattaaatcaaaatttatatataaataaataggtgtcttctatggttactttgttttttagagagtaaat
The DNA window shown above is from Euphorbia lathyris chromosome 1, ddEupLath1.1, whole genome shotgun sequence and carries:
- the LOC136220934 gene encoding phosphoglycerate kinase, chloroplastic isoform X1, producing the protein MASATAPTSLSLLKTSVSASSSSSSRSRSSLLPVSSSSGLRSNSLRGLGFSAADPLFSQHVMSKIRLCGYGGKASRAVVSMAKKSVGDLTSADLKGKKVFVRADLNVPLDDNQVIGDDTRIRAAIPTIKHLIQNGAKVILSSHLGRPKGVTPKFSLAPLVPRLSELLGIEVVKADDCIGPEVEKLVAALPEGSVLLLENVRFYKEEEKNDPEFAKKLAALADLYVNDAFGTAHRAHASTEGVTKYLKPSVAGFLLQKELDYLVGAVSNPKRPFAAIVGGSKVSSKIGVIESLLEKCDILLLGGGMIFTFYKAQGLSVGSSLVEEDKLELATTLLAKAKAKGVSLLLPTDVIIADKFAPDANSQTVPASAIPDGWMGLDIGPDSVKTFNDALETTKTVIWNGPMGVFEFPKFAVGTESVAKKLAELSAKGVTTIIGGGDSVAAVEKVGVADVMSHISTGGGASLELLEGKQLPGVLALDEATPVAV
- the LOC136220934 gene encoding phosphoglycerate kinase 1, chloroplastic isoform X2, producing the protein MASATAPTSLSLLKTSVSASSSSSSRSRSSLLPVSSSSGLRSNSLRGLGFSAADPLFSQHVMSKIRLCGYGGKASRAVVSMAKKSVGDLTSADLKGKKVFVRADLNVPLDDNQVIGDDTRIRAAIPTIKHLIQNGAKVILSSHLGRPKGVTPKFSLAPLVPRLSELLGIEVVKADDCIGPEVEKLVAALPEGSVLLLENVRFYKEEEKNDPEFAKKLAALADLYVNDAFGTAHRAHASTEGVTKYLKPSVAGFLLQKELDYLVGAVSNPKRPFAAIVGGSKVSSKIGVIESLLEKCDILLLGGGMIFTFYKAQGLSVGSSLVEEDKLELATTLLAKAKAKGVSLLLPTDVIIADKFAPDANSQTVPASAIPDGWMGLDIGPDSVKTFNDALETTKTVIWNGPMGVFEFPKFAVGTESVAKKLAELSGKGVIIVVYDSYIPQS